The genomic window CTCTgctaaacacacgcacacacaaccccATACACACACTCCTGTGGACTGTATATTTTGATCTGGCACTGCTCGATTCAACAGTCTTCCACAGGGCTGTGCTCACTCACACAAAGGCCTGGTAATTTATTTGACACTGGTGGCCACTTAGAGAGATAAATTGAGGCAGAGACCATACCAAATCATGTGTGTCATATGCCGCAAACACATATCAAACACATATCATGAGCAAAATTACACCAAACACgcctccaacacaatcatcaagtttacagatgacacaacaggggtaggcctgattaccaaaaatgacgagacagcctacatggaggaggtgagggccccggcggagtggtgccaggaaaataacctctccctcaacgtcaacaaaatgaaggagctgatcatggatttcaggagacagcagagagagcacagctgtatccacatcgacggggccgcagtggagaaggtgaaaatgttcaagttcctctgtgtacacatcactgacaatctgaaatggtcctcCCACGCAGACAATGTAGTGAAGAAAGCACAATAGCCCCtcatcaacctcaggaggctgaagaaatgcaaCTCGGccactaagaccctcacaaacttttacagatgcacctatgagagcatcctgttgggctatatcaccgcctggtacgaaaACTGTATCAtccacaaccacagggctctccagagggttctTCACtacattgtctgtgtgggtgaaccatttcagattgtcagtgatgtgttgtgcggTCTGCCTATAttatcaccgggggcacacttcgtgccctccaggacatctacagcacccgtgACACATGAAGGCAAAGAAGATCatgaaggacctcagccacccgaggtcagtacatgtgcatcaaagctgggaccgagagactgaaaaacagctcctATCTCAaggccctgaacttagtcactgtcaatAGCTGGCTACCAGCGGGTtactgcaccttagaggctgctgccctatgaaCATTGACATGGaaaactggtcactttaataacggaACACTGATAAATTGTATAATGTTTACACACTGTTTTACCCATTtcacatatatatactgtattctagtcaaggccatcctatTAAATTATTACTGTACAAATAGTATTCTATCCTAGGtgttctacagatatactatatattctatccacccagacagctgatgaaactgagaaaTACTCcaatctgtaataaagcccttttgtggagaaagactccttctgattggctgggcctggctccccagtgggtgggccttgtcccaagtgggtgggcctatgccctcccaggcccacccatggctgcgcccctgcccagtcatgtgcaatccatagatttgggcttAATTTATTTAAATATGAACTCCAACTCAGGAatatcattgaaattgttgcatgttgcgtttatatttttgttaagtaaatatttatactccggactctgacattgcttgtccttatatttctgtatttcttaattccattattttacttttagatgtgtgtattgttgtgtattgttagatattaatgcactgttggagctaggaacacaagcatttctaaatatgtgtatatttgatttgatacatgGAGTTGAATGATGTATCACTGCCTGCAGTGAGAGTCTGACATGCCTAATGACTGGCCAGTTTCGTGAATCCATATACTGTGACATTCCCATTACCCTTCATTGTTTGTCATCTAACAATATGTTACATAACTCACCACTCATCTGGCCTTCTCTCTCTGGTTCCGACTCTTTGACATGAGAAACATGCTCTTCTGTGAGAGCTGCATCACATCACTCTCTGCTGGTTTTCACTCTCTGCATATAGATTAAACATTGGAATTGTTGTAAGGTTACAGGGACAATGTTGTAATTCAGATCAGAAGAGCTCAGTAAGTAGAGGAGTGTTTCACACACCCCACACATGTTGTATCTTATGTTAGAAGACAAGAGAGGTGGACGACCTGACCAGGGATCATTTTCAGCAGTCAGAGGGAGGCAGTGCCATGGGTGGGCAGGTCCTCTAAAACGCTCTAGTGACAAACAAACTTTGCTGCCCTGTTTCAAATTATCTACATGgctgggagaacctattcaagtaaagtaaatacatttaaaaaacgtaAGAAAAACCGACGtattattagctaactagctacagtgcaggctaactcaaatgagctgctaaatgaactagctagttggctagcttgccAACTTCACATAAtgtatagatagctagctaagttaatTAAATATCACCAGCTACCTAACCTCATATTAGCTTGGTATCTTGATTTATTTATCACTGTAAAAAACTaactccaaatgcatttgtaggtaagttagctagctaacagccatggaGGAGCGGGAAAGGATAGCAGCCGAACTGTCAAAAGTGAGAGAGTAGGCTATTCTGGATAGGGCAGGTACTTTTGTGTAGTTCCTGTCCTTTGAAGTGAGGACGGAGGTAATAGTAACATAACATTCAGTACGGTATAATTGGACTATAATGAAGTCTGTTTCTTGTGAGGTGTTCTGTCCTCAGATAAAGAGAGCTATGAAAGCCGGTCTACATatgaagagcagtggttctcagtcctgggGTCCTGGGGTCTCAGCACAGCTGATTCAGTTGATCAACTCATCAAGCTTCGAGTGGTATTTCTGTATTCATTCTTTGATATGATCCTGTTATTGTCACATGCTATATATGCACGTGTGTGCCCATTCATCTTGATATCCAATGTTTTCATGAGTTGTTATAAGGGATATTATACTTTAGTAATCCACAATGACCCAGTGATGTAAAAGTCTAATAATTACATTGTCTTCCATATTACTACAGATACCTTGTAACTGGAGATTCCTTCAAAACGATTGCCTACAGTTAACATATAGGGCACTGcaaggttgggtgaccagggcCACCTGGGACTGCCTCCTGGGGGAATTCAGGTCTGTGAAGGCTACCTGTGTCCTGCATAACTTGATGAGGATGGACACGAGGACCAGGAGGGGATGTGCAGCTTGCCGCCGTGTGCCAGAGGAGAAGTCTGCTGCTCTGTGAGATGTTTCAAGGATGGGGTCTAACAACGCAGCAAGAGAGGAAATCTATGTGCGGGAGATCTTCACCTCCTACTTCTTCGAAGATGTTGCTGTTCCCTGGTAACACCATTgactacactatgcacaaccaaaggctcttttaagagccattgACATTGCAATAAGAGTATTCTTCCATTTACTTAACGATGTCAACAGCAGTTATTCAATTCCCAGTTTCTCTCCCTTTGATTTCAACTTCTCAGATGAGGGTGCTGTTTAGCCAAGGGTGTGATGTCTGTACAGAAACAAAACAGGCTATTTTAAATCACCCAtattgatttttaaaaaacaattaGACACGCTATAACCCACACACTCATGTATCAATATGATTGTTGGATTGTGTTGTGCAGTAAGCAGGCTTAGGTGTATAACTGtggctccttccaccttcaaaaaataggcaagagggccaaccatggagaatagtaagataATTCATTATTTCTATAACTACTCTATATTGTTTGTCCCGTGTGTCCGTTCATGTTTTTCTGCATTAAGTACTctgcagccacttagtgtggtGTGGACACTAGGAGAGGCCGCACAGAGCTTCCTTTTGaacacagtcactttaactaccTTATTTTTCAATAACAGTCTCGTTcaattcatccctctctcttctccctaaatcctctaggttatatcagctgtgtcaGTGAACCCCTCCCACATCTGAACTGGCTACATAGAGGGCACAACATgatcagaggttagaggtcacttggtcaggtcaacatgaagtattattaaagagatgctttacattgaaatagagatgaagtagtcccagagttaatgatccaaggtcagttttgcatttcacttCCTGATTGATGACTAACAACGTTAGAATAAAAATAAGGCTTAAacatgctctctctccatctgtctcttgtcTGCagatatgttttgatgtgagagggGATGCCAACCCCCAGTCCTATCATCGCCACCTCACCTGCTTTTAAGATAACCTTTGGGCCTTCGAGTGATACTTATGTAATGGTGAGGAACTGAGAATATTTAGGTAGCACTgtgattcattaatcatatgctgccTTCCCTGCTCCTATGttttacctctttccctttcccttttacACCTCTCCCGCCACCTCTTTCTTCATAATGCACAacagatgtgcattgaagtacagattgaacttgaaTTTATAACATTACCattataatatttataatgcatgtatttataacacttggATAATGAGATTTTCAATAAAGCATTTTacattctctactggttgaaattaagtctaATTTGATTAAATACTACAACTATCCTGTGTTTATCAgatcaatgcagatgaagggcATTCGGTATTGAGATGAACCAGTTTTAGATTATTTACATGATGCATTggaagtgtagtgtactgtttttctgtatatatgaattacaaaccAGCCTTTAACTATTTAAATCCTGTTTCTAGTCTATTAGCTTCAATGTGTAACTattgatgtcccaggaccaaAATTAGCAAAccctgttgaagtgtataattgtaatacatacatgcagacacagtcaTTCAAAGACTGGAATTTGATACTCCTGTTATTGGATATGACTAAAAAATAATCTCAAAGACATTCATACCTGAACTGCACATTTATATGCCAaggtagagtacatgatcagtgaatatattaaaaTGTACAgactacaatgtggggatctcaattatggtaataactacatgtatatacaacttgcatccttggcaaagttttattatattctactcaatccataggcttcattaatgtaattcagactgttttgaagttgatacaactggctacgatagctgaggttcatagctaggttctgaactaatatgtataccaaacgtcTGGGTCTATACACAGAtcggctagatagctagctacacatccataggcatacaggtaTTTGTTCCATCACTGCACACTAAGCAAGAACATAGCTAGCTGGCTACGTTATTAAATCTATCTGCATGGCATGCTTAcaaaattgtacattcaatttgcagttaATACTTCAGCTAGCTAGATTCtatacatccactgtttcacaagacgacagATAAAGCCCCCCTAAAATAGGCCTAGCGACGTCCCTGGTCCACACAATGTGGAAAAGTCCCTCTGGTATCACAGTAATATGATAAACATCACAgaaaaatattacatgacatcaGAACATCTTCATCATCTCAAATACAAAAATGGGTCACCTTACATGTTTTAAAAAAGATTGTTGTTACCTTTTCAAAAATGATTCTTAGAGGTTTGATAAGTAAATGGATATGGAATACTGACCAGTAGCGCACATTGTGAATATTTACCCACTGATTGCACCATTCGTTATTGGGCTTTGTAGTACAGAATCTGGAGACATTTACAATATAAAACATCGATGTGTTCCCTATTTACTTGCAAGTGGTAACGACTCTTTcagagaaattccacaaatacaaACAATAATGTTTGCCATacatgttgtttctctctgctgtTGTTTTTGTGTCCTAGGCTGTTTAGAGGCTGTTGGCGACGAGGAGGGTATTGGCGGTCTCTGGGGTATACACTTATTTAAAAAGGGTTGATGGCGACTGCGCACAGATACAGTTTCACACCATGAAGTGCTCCACATCTTTGCCAAGCCAACACAAATGTTGGTCTGTGCGCAAAGAGCGAGTTTATGTAGACGATAGACTAAGAATTGCTCACATTTAAAGCTAGGTGGCAGCAGGTGTCGTGCGCGCGGATTGGTTCAGGAGAGTCAGGCACTTCTCCGGAGACGCATTCTTCCCTTCAGAGAGCTCACTCACCCTCATGGAAGAAAATGTGAACATAGGCTTCGACCCTACCGGCAAGCCGGGGATGATGGAGGACCCTGGGAACGACACCGGCACTTTTGGGAACTCCAGCGACCCGTTTGGCCGGAACGAGGAGGTCGCCAAGATCGAGATCACGGTGCTTAGCGTGACATTCTTCGTGGCTGTGGTGGGGAACCTGAGCGTGCTGCTGGCCATGTACATGAGCCGACGGAAGCCCTTGCGCATGCACCTGTTCATGAAACACCTGAGCCTCGCGGACTTGGCTGTGGCCTTTTTCCAGGTGCTGCCGCAGCTCTGTTGGGAGATCACCTTCCGCTTCTACGGGCCTGACCTTCTGTGTCGTATCGTCAAGCACCTGCAGGTGCTAGGGATGTTCGCGTCCACCtacatgatggtgatgatgacgcTGGACCGCTACATCGCAATCTGTCACCCGATGCAGAACATTCACCAGCCCACGCAGCGCGCCTATATGATGATCGGGGCCACCTGGGTGTGTAGTCTTGCCCTGAGCATGCCCCAGTATTTCATCTTCTCACTGAGCGAGGTCCGCCCGGGCTCGGCCGTGTATGACTGCTGGGGACACTTCATCCAGCCGTGGGGTGTGCGCGCCTACATCACCTGGATCACCGTGGGCATCTTCCTCGTGCCCGTGGCCGTGCTCATGCTCTGCTACGGCTTCATCTGCCGATCCATCTGGCTGAACATAAAGTACAAGACCCAGAAGAGCACGATTGCGATGGCACTTGTGACCAAGAATAGGCTGATCGGAAAGAGTTCAGTCAGCAGCATCACCACAATCTCGCGCGCCAAGCTGCGCACAGTGAAGATGACTTTTGTGATCGTGCTGGCGTACGTGGTGTGCTGGGCTCCGTTTTTCACCGTACAGATGTGGTCGGTGTGGGATGAGAGCTTTTCGTGGGATGGTAAGTGTTGTATTTCGGCTCTGAGCTGTGAGTTAGTGGCAGCGCGCG from Oncorhynchus mykiss isolate Arlee chromosome 15, USDA_OmykA_1.1, whole genome shotgun sequence includes these protein-coding regions:
- the LOC110490216 gene encoding arg8-vasotocin receptor-like → MEENVNIGFDPTGKPGMMEDPGNDTGTFGNSSDPFGRNEEVAKIEITVLSVTFFVAVVGNLSVLLAMYMSRRKPLRMHLFMKHLSLADLAVAFFQVLPQLCWEITFRFYGPDLLCRIVKHLQVLGMFASTYMMVMMTLDRYIAICHPMQNIHQPTQRAYMMIGATWVCSLALSMPQYFIFSLSEVRPGSAVYDCWGHFIQPWGVRAYITWITVGIFLVPVAVLMLCYGFICRSIWLNIKYKTQKSTIAMALVTKNRLIGKSSVSSITTISRAKLRTVKMTFVIVLAYVVCWAPFFTVQMWSVWDESFSWDDSENTAVIISALLASLNSCCNPWIYMIFSGHLLSDMVHCLPCCRRLFHRFGHQDSNSSIRHTTLLTRVPLPALPRRSSEKSSCKDCIHHSHRNCQSIPVES